The Dreissena polymorpha isolate Duluth1 chromosome 4, UMN_Dpol_1.0, whole genome shotgun sequence region TTTAGATTAGATAAAGCTTAGTTTCGATTTATGAGCTTAACAAACTTTAAAGACAAGAGATATGCATTCTAAATAAGATGCATGCATACTATGACTTTACgttaattaaaatgttgttttctttatgCATTAAAGAAAGTTGTATATGTATTACTAACATACTTCATTGTGGCAATATAACTGTTGTAACAAAATACTGCTCGTCTTTCAATTGTCTTTGCAAACACTCGTAttctgtttaaaaatcaatacatacCGTGGAATGAGTGCATGACTGCATGTAAGCCGAGATAAGATGATACAGGAAGTAGTAAATGTTGATTCATTATCCAGCTCATTTTTTAGAAAATCGTTTTTTAAAAACGTACTGGTGCACGAGACTTATCTTTAGAAATTGCGTTAAATTCAACAGTTTGTTGTAGAAATGCGCACACAACTTCTTGTTTGGATTTGTCTTATTTCGTTTCAAATATGCGCTGTGTCGAGTTGCGTTGTTGTGTCCGGTGTTGTCGGTATTGTAGCTGTTGCTGCTGCGAGTTACACCTGGTTGTACTGCCGATGTTTCGAGTGCTGCGATGATCACTGGCTCTCCACTAACGTAACTCGTGAgtatttttcttgcatttttaaaAGAGTTGGAGTTCATGACGCTATCGATTCTCTTTCTATTTATGTTATTATAGTCTATAGATCATTTACCGTCATTTACGTTAATGCTTAAAAGCTAAAATACAAACATGACGCGATTTTGGTATTATATCAAAATGCATTGTACGCATTTTTTGGTTTCTATGTAAGCACAGTTATAATACACTGTAATAAACCACGTATATTTAGAATTGTCACTCACTCTACGATCCAAGGTCTATGGGCAGCATCTTGTTACAGAGACGGTGGTGAAGCAGTTACATGGTCACTTTCGATACCAGCCGAGAAAGGCTCTTGTACTTTCTTTTCATGGAGGACATGGAACCGGAAAGACATATGTGAGCAAAATCGTTGCCGAGCAACTGTT contains the following coding sequences:
- the LOC127879431 gene encoding torsin-like protein isoform X3, encoding MRTQLLVWICLISFQICAVSSCVVVSGVVGIVAVAAASYTWLYCRCFECCDDHWLSTNVTQLSLTLRSKVYGQHLVTETVVKQLHGHFRYQPRKALVLSFHGGHGTGKTYMKLRERIEQAVRMCPRSLFIIDEIDQMSAVVMDTIKPFLDYHDNVDGVDYRQAVFIFLSNDAAEEIASKTLENLQNKKR
- the LOC127879431 gene encoding torsin-like protein isoform X1 — its product is MRTQLLVWICLISFQICAVSSCVVVSGVVGIVAVAAASYTWLYCRCFECCDDHWLSTNVTQLSLTLRSKVYGQHLVTETVVKQLHGHFRYQPRKALVLSFHGGHGTGKTYVSKIVAEQLFALGMQSKYVHFILTTTDLSDGIVSTNKMKLRERIEQAVRMCPRSLFIIDEIDQMSAVVMDTIKPFLDYHDNVDGVDYRQAVFIFLSNDAAEEIASKTLENLQNKKR